The Acropora muricata isolate sample 2 chromosome 4, ASM3666990v1, whole genome shotgun sequence genome contains the following window.
GTTGACATTATCATTTACTGGCAACATGGCCTTCTAATTCTCTTACAGTGTCCACCTCTTTCTTCCATTCCTTCTTCTTAAATCACTTCACAGCCagctgaggaaaaaaaattcattcagacgaaaaaaatcaaaaatgtaTATGCAATATTAATGATGTACCCGAGACCAGTTCGAGTTTCTATTTGCCTTCTGTCTTTTGATTTACATCAAATAACTTAAATGAAACACGGTCTCCAACCTACTATTACCCTTACGCAATTACTTGACGAATTTCACGTTTTTGCTGCCTCAGTAATAGGTAGCCTTCCTGCATTACTCTCAAGGCGCTGCCGGCACGCATGGTTATAACGACTACATTGTTCCAAAACCCAAGTGTTAAAATGCAACCAAAATTACATGCATATGTTATTCGGTTATCAAATTGATGATACTTATCAAATTCTCATTATGCATGGATATTGGCTTTCGGAGTTTAGATAGCTCTGTGTACTATTTCACATATCTCTTCGATCGATTAGTTGTTCTTGAAATAGAATGATTAACGAATACAATTTATTTGCCGTTTCCAGGTATCCGAAAGTTAAGAACTTCTTAAAATTTCCCATAACATGTATTCTCCACCTCGGATCCAATGCGTGCGTGTTCTTGAAATAATCTCGCTTTTTGATATCCGAAACACTACAGTGTAAACAAGTAAACCgcaaattttcgaaaatggtTTCTGTTGCCAAGGTAACAAGACGTTTGTGTGGCATCAGCTAAACTTGGGAGAAGTTTGCTTTGAGTGCACTGGTAACGTATATGGTACCATACATAACTTGCTCTCAGAACCCCAACTTGTGGCTGCCATGAAGCTGGTGTACAGAGGAGGAAACATACGGTGAGGGACaactttcttttttaatcgCTTATTTTATTCTCAGTTAAGGTTTTACAGTATTCTTTTAATAGAACGTTGGAGTTGTTTAGTCGTCTTGTGCACGACAACCACTCGAGAGAACCTATTTCGAATTCTTGCAAGAGCACGAAATTAAACTCGGCTGTCCATCATTATGAGGCTGGTGAAATCTAAGACCACCATGCTGGCCTATTGAAAGGTTAAACTGAGGGAGAGGAGGACTAACCTCCACCAGCATATCTTGCGTGagatgagagaaaaaaaaaaacgggaaaaATATCGTGCATGCAAATAGCTCCTAAAGGTGGCTACCTTCGTGTTTCTTTTGACAGTAGTCGACCACTTACCTTTGACTAggtcgtttttttttccaatcagAGGCTGCGATAAGAGGGGTCAAAGCGAAACTATTGAAGTGAAAAAAGCTCAAAGCTCTCAGGCACAGCAACGAAAAGCTGACATAGAATTGAGTCCAGGATGCAAAGTGGGAAAAATTGATGGACGGCTAATACTAGTGCTCTCAGGCACTGAGCTTATCCTCCACTGCCTTTTAATTACTTGTGCAACACAACCCCtaacttctgcttttaaaagaaaacatgacCCACATTAGTGTTCGCAATTGGACCCTAACTTGATCCCGAGATCTGATCCCGTAGCCAAGCGCAACCAACCGAATGATCGTGACTTGCGCTGTTACCTATACGCTCTTAACTACTATACAATTTTTAAATCATTGCTTGAATTTGACTTGAGTTGCACGACAAATACTGCCTTTAATAGCAAATGGGGCTGCCACAAGGGCGATAAAACGACACTCAATGTTGTTATCACTGACTGGAAAAACAACCTGATATACCCAAGAAGAGACTATATCAAGGACTGGGGGGCCCTGTGGTACAGTATGCCCGGTGTAGACGATCTTCACTCCAGGGAACTAGTCTTCACTACCTTCGGCGTGCCATTTTACTTGGAGAGGTATCTTTGAATTTGGTGCTGCGAGGATTTGAAAGACAGCAGCGATAGCGACAACCAGGGGCGAGTCCGCGTTGATGTTTACGTTAAATACTATTGAGATTTCAAATTCTAGTTTGTTCTTAGTTGTTAGACACGGTATGTTGAGATGAATAAAATGAATGATGCAGCCCAGGCAACCTCCTCTCAGTGATAACTTTAACTGTCTCGCAATCGTTACAGTGCGAGTTGAACTCGGCGACTGATCGaacttaacccctcagtgtccgtaagcgcactcatgacacttatatagattttactctgtctaacgccagacgattttactcgtcaatggggaacccctcggacactgaggggttaaagcACACGTAACCGGGCCCATAGGAGCGCCAAAATTAATTTCCACTGGCCTTGCATGTCTTAACCCTTGTGGGCGAAGTATCTTGGTGATCGAATCATTCAGTCCTCTTATAAGAAGAAAGGTCTTCATATCTGATAAATTATTTGCTTTGAGTTTACGATTCTAGCGAGTAAAAAACATTATTAACAAGCTCATTTGAATTTATTTAACAAGGAAGTAGCGCTACATAAATTCTTATTGTCAATGTAGAAGCGATTCAGTGTTTTAAGTACACAAGGCAACTCCGCCGTACCCTCCTTTCTCAACATCCTGATTCCGCGCTTGATGAGTTCGTCAACCTACACAACCATCTTTACCGAAACCAGTCAACAAAACTACATATAGCTTAATAAAAAGACAATTTCAGTGGCTAATAATTGTGCTCTACGGAGTCCAACGGCAATTTTAACCAATTCTGATTAGCTATAATTTGAACAACTTCTCTTCAATTATCTTTGACAGTATACCTTTGCAAGTGGACGTCAGGGTCGTTTTGCTTTGGAAGTGACACCAGTCTGAGGTTTGCAGTTTCCACGTACTCGCTTTTTGAGCTGAGCCTCTTGATGATAGATCGGCACGCGTTTCGATATAACTCATTGAATATCGTCACCAAAAGCGGATTGATTGCACTGTGAGAATGACATACCCAAAATGGCACCAATTGCGCGCTGACAGGAAAGTCCGTGACGTCACCGATATACACCAATAGATGTATCAAATGAGCAGGAAACCAACAAACTGCAAACGCGATGATGAGTATGACGAGcatttttacagtttttctTATGCGCGTTTCTCTGGATTGAATGGCGGTCGGAGAGCGGACTCCTGGCGCTTTATGATACCATAGTTTTCGACAAACCAAAGTGTACAATGATGCAATAAAAATTAACGgcgaaatgaaaagaaatacaaatacTAACGCAAAATATACCTTCATTGGTTTCAATAAATCCTTGTCTATAACGCAGTAATATTTTTCATCGAGTGGCCCCTGAAGGTTggtgtatatatataagtatGGACTCATAAGAAAAAACGAGCTGCACCAGATGAACGAATAACTTATCTTCGAGTTTTTGACAATGCTAACGCGCTTGAAAGGGTATACTATGCAAATGAAGCGTTCTAGCGCAATAAAAACGTGTGTCAAGATCGAGGCTGCAATTGATAACGCCAGTATGTATTGTACAATTCTACATGTGACGTCACCGAATTTTCCAGCAAACCAACTATAGCCAACAAATAGAAAAATGACGCTACAAGGCATGGCGAAGAATGTTATCAACAGGTCCGCTATCGCCATATTTGCAATCAGCAGATTGGTAGTTGTCCTTAACTCACGTGTCTTGAAAACTACGTAGATCAAAGCCGTGTTACCAAGCAACGATACCACAAAGATAATGACGTAAGCAATAGTCATCCCAATTTGAATTTCCAGCGGAAGTTGACGATTACTATCTTGACTTGAAGTGCTGCCGTTAGAGCCTGAAATGATGGAAAAAGAGCACGAATTTGCGATAATTATCATAAGGACGGGCAACTACTGATCGCTCGAAGGGCAGAGCGCTAAAATTAGTGCTGCAGAAGGCCGTGTGTTCAAAAGGCGTCTATTTTGCTCCCAGTCTTGGTTTTCACGATCATCGAACTACCGTTATGTTCGTAAGCAAGAACGATTGCGATCTAACGGAGAGCACGGGTGAAGAAGGGTAGAAAGGTAGACAGGGACCTTACACTAACTCTGTGCAGTAATAAGACCTCATTCCTGTATGTCTCTCTCGAGTGATTAGATGCTCCGTGAATCGTCCAATCGAAAACAATTTGTCCCAAGACGTAGATAGTCTAAGGAAAGAATTAATCTGCCGAAAGTGGCTAAATATAGATAATGATTGAGCTTTAAAATCAAGGTTGAAATATCGACTTACCATTTAAAAATGTTCCCATCCTTTTCAATTGAACCGCTGCCTTTAAAATTGCCTTCAACGAATCTGTCAAATGAGCAGTAAAGAGTAGAAAAACTTTATTCAATATAATTTAGAAATGAACCATCTCATCTCGAATTAACTCGCACTGAATTTTGAATTATGATAGATATCTTACCATATAAAGTCCCttgtgacaaaaacaaaacaaagcaaaacaaaaacaaaatatttccttttcatGTAAATGCATGGGACGTTTTCGTTAGtgcttttgttgaatttgtGATTGTTTCTGTTACATTAGCGGTCCTTTCTATAGTGAAGAGTTATGAAACTTTAAGGTGCGAACGAAGAATGCTACTTTTCTTCCCGCCAGCATATATTTTTCAACGGCCCGTTGGGATGTAATTTGCTTGTTTATTGTTGGTGGCTGTGTTTTTAAGATGTGAATTTCAATCTTGTTGGTTCTTCTTAATCGCCTATGAAGTTTTAGCAATTCTGACTGCATTGCGACCGAGCTCCAAAGTAAAGAGTTATTTTTATGATGCGCCAGCCAGTTACAATTGCAAGGTAATCCCGATACCCGAGAGACATACAAATAATTGCGGGTATAACTatccatgagaaaaagtgcttcgccagatacgaaaaaccacttaAATACCACCCTTTAGATGAGGCCAAAAAATCTAATGCAGTAGCACAAAACCCTGAGGAAAGAGTGCAAATGAACATTACACACAAAAGAGATCGGCTTTAAATACTAGCAAAATAAATAACGGATGAACGGATAAGGAGACTGACCGACCTAGAATGACTTAACTCTTCGGTCATAGCCGTTAAATACCCCTAACACTCTCACGATACCCTACGAGCCTCCCAAAAcgtgccgtcagaatattcGTTTCTGACCAATTCGCTCTCAAGTCATTCAACCATCAGATATTACATAAGGCGACgtcgcaaaaaagaaaaaaacaaacaaacaaaaaatgagaagGACTTAAAAGTAGGAATATCGAAGATATGATTTTTCGCAAAAACGAGCCTGTTTTGTCCTATTATTGACAGATCGAAACAGATTACCTACAGATTGATAAATCCTGTACTTTCGGGGGCCCAGAAAATGGCAACTGATCATATGTAAGCGCGCAATGCACATTGGGTGGGTAAGACGCTAATGAAGAAATATATTGGCTGTGCGCACGCACTTTTGtactttcctttctttctcaGTCGTCCTGACAACGAAATATGACGTGATGTCAAGGTTATGAGCACCCGCGCCGACGATGGATTTtctctcaaaaatgaaaaaaaaattaaactgcaCCAATTTTACTCCTGTCGAATAGCAGGTATACACTTCCTACACCTcggatttgatttgatttcacGAAGCGATTTGATGAAAAATGCTATGTGCtatttgaatgaaatgaatcCAGCACGGTTcagatattagggagcttaagcaaccacgacgacgacggcaacaaaaaccccacaaatttgcatatttgacaatgaaaaacagtatttttgcacgctttgcacgtgcatttttcatcttttgacattttgaagacgttctcgttctttctacgacgtgaaatgaccagttttgcagttgtgtggacgactaAGCATATAATGgcaaatgttcagttttgtcgccttatgtcccaagcgctggttccaattaaATTCCAgtatagttagaacacatttttcaagcataatgagtttgaataattgaaaaatgattgcagaaacgcgaagtcatgatgttctcgctttcgtcgacgtcgtgtttgcttaagttccctattacTTTGCGGATACGGGTAACGCATTTCCAACACGTTCCAGCTAATTTTTATAAGTAGTGAAATGGTTTCAACAAGCAGAGTATAATTCATGCTATCCCACATATTAAGCTTAATTAAGCAGGTGTTGTCGCTGTCACTTGTAAATAGATTTGGCACTCGTGATCCTCGATGAGAAGTTATAATTCTAAAATGTTTTTGGACGCGTTGAACTGATTtcttgcaattcagttaaaaatattaatttttaatgataCTAAATGATAAAAAAGTAATGGTTAGTGCGAATTAATTTTGAGTTACAAAATTATGGTCTGACTTGATTTTCATCGGCCTTCTGTCGTCCGGGTTTGAAACTAAAAATTAGTCTTACTTCCATTCTTAATTCTATTTTGCTAACCTCGCGCACAGCTAAGATTGGAAAATGGTTTGTTCTTTGACTCGCAAGAATGATCTGGGATATTTTcgacaaaaaaataaacagtcGGCGGAGTTTGCTTGCTAGCGTTACATGCTTCAGTGTTGAAACCTTCGGAACCGACAGCAACTTTGAAGAACATTGCATTTCATTTGCTGGCTATGTTTTATCATTTGAAAACTCATTCTGAACTGTTAAGCACTATCAAAAATGTTTTACAATACCTGTAATTACTATCAAGTTGCTGTGAAGTTTGATGTTTTCTTGCAGTGTTCAAGGGAATTCTTCTAGCCTTCGCCAAACGCGACTCGATGAATTAAGTCAAACTGATGATGTCGCCTAAACCTTGCCTGGTGAAAATATCACCTTCAATTAGTAATACTGAAGGACGGATACAGAATTCAGTATCAAAAGTCAGAAAAACACTTTTAGATGaagtacttaaaaaaaaaagaaaaaaaaaggaaagaaaaaaaaggtcgATAGGGACACAGTGATGTCACGGAAATCTAAAAGCTCATTTGAAGGTCAGGAAATCTAAATTCGTTTTTTTTATCTCAAGGTAAATACACATAAAAGATGGGCTATTGTAAACGAAGTGGGAGGCGGAAAGCCCGTTTCCTTTCCCGCTTTCTCTGAGGCATTGTTCACGTACTATAATAAACTGGAAAGCTTCGTATTTCTTCTCGATAGCTTCATCTTGAAATGGCCTTGGGTAAACTTTACTATTTACTCACCACGCCATTTTCATCGTCATGGCAAAATTCCGAAATGAAATGTATTGTTAATATCTTTCAGCTCTTTCAGCAAACAACTACGGAAATAGAGCTAATACCTCGACACCTGCTTTTAAAGTATCACATTTCTAAAATGTAATGCCCATTTTGAGGTACTCCAACAAATGTCCTTTGAACTTTTCGAGCTTATTACGTTAGCTGGACTTCTTTTTAAAGCTTTCAATAAGCGTCTTGAAATTTACAACTCAAGGAGTCGAAAGACATCGATCgggaaaattttatttgaacTGAACCTTGCACCTTTTATATGATCTCTAATATAATTTTTATCTCgttaaaacaaaaaggaaattgaTTGTTGGAACAGAGAGTCAATAAAGTCAAACAAATTGGTTTCCACCAAAGCGAACTCTACTAATGAATCACGTTCCTGGTATAAGGAAATGATTAATCTGTTATTGTTTGTTGTATGATTTATTCAGATGAAGCCGAATATGTCCAACTGTCTAAAATTTCCCATCCAGTCTTGAAGACGTGGCTGAAAGTCAAGATGTTAATGACGTAAAGGAAATTGAACGTTACTACTTTGAAATCTTATCTATGACCTTGAAATAGTTCATGAAGGTTTTGGCGGAGATGACAAACGTAGCgcaaattgaattttttttcccaatgaTTTTAATGGCAGTTTCGTTCGTCCTTGACACTTTATGTATTCGAAGATCTGACCGAAAGCAATTCTTTCATAATGGTTTTTGGGCGTACGGCCAGTTTGAGCACCAGTCTTTGTTCTGCCGtctaccgaattgattcagactaCGGAGTTGTCCCTAATTTTGGCACACCCTGGAGTCGGGCGCATGCGCTTgtatttttcccgctcttttgcATCGAGCTTCGCGTCTCTTTTGTCTGGTGTATCTGCTCAAACTCctcaaactcacggatgacgtaagacgaagaggaaaaaaacaacCAGGAAGCCACTAAAGCATAACATTTAAACAGCACGAGctaatgaaagaaagaaagagagaaagggAGAAAAataaggaagaaagaaaaaagacgcgACTGTCCAGATTCTCGAAACTTTAAGATACTGGCAAGAAAACGGACGCAAAAGTCATGCAAGATGGAATTTGATGAAGAAAATCGACACCACTCACCTTTGTCATGGAACTCTATGCAACAGAGAAACACTGAAACAGTCCTGCGAAGTTCttctgcttttgttttgtccgTGGCTCAATGCattctggttaaatgcaatgcattctggttaaatgcaatgcattctggtaaaaCATGATTTATTCGAGGATTTATCCTAGCTTATATAGTTCTCagtttaattttctttattcaaaTTCAGATTAAGTTGCTACTCGCTTcctaaatttctcgagaatgcttggggatttcatcgcggggtcacttagagaactgaattataatgagatgttttaaatagcattcaagaagttcccgtgctgtgagtagatttttggtaaataatttttgcaagtattgctcgaactttacacggaatccgtcttaattttaATCCTGTTTATTGGGATGCTGGAGTAAAGTTTACTTCACTTACTATAAGATATAAGAGAAAAATTTTACTCTAAAAATAGAGCGATTTTGTATCGTTTCCTTTcactccttttttggagttcaatctactctttgaaaataacagggCAAAGCACCCAGACTGTGTGGAGCCAGCGCTAAATATGTGTATGAACGgagtttatttaacaattagaaagggctacgggtcaatagcccatgaggcgaagccgaatgggctattgatacGTGACGtcgcctttgagggcgaagggtctaattgttttagtatcacccaactagttggacagaaaaggcaataataaagtt
Protein-coding sequences here:
- the LOC136913004 gene encoding neuropeptide FF receptor 1-like, whose translation is MGTFLNGSNGSTSSQDSNRQLPLEIQIGMTIAYVIIFVVSLLGNTALIYVVFKTRELRTTTNLLIANMAIADLLITFFAMPCSVIFLFVGYSWFAGKFGDVTCRIVQYILALSIAASILTHVFIALERFICIVYPFKRVSIVKNSKISYSFIWCSSFFLMSPYLYIYTNLQGPLDEKYYCVIDKDLLKPMKVYFALVFVFLFISPLIFIASLYTLVCRKLWYHKAPGVRSPTAIQSRETRIRKTVKMLVILIIAFAVCWFPAHLIHLLVYIGDVTDFPVSAQLVPFWVCHSHSAINPLLVTIFNELYRNACRSIIKRLSSKSEYVETANLRLVSLPKQNDPDVHLQRYTVKDN